The Rhodocytophaga rosea genome has a segment encoding these proteins:
- a CDS encoding MFS transporter, with the protein MIDSTHPVQAQKPTYKNNPKVINAWCSYDWANSVYNLTITATIFPVYYSAVTREAYGGETVNFLGIQVQNTVLYSYAISFSFLVIVFLSPVLSGIADYSGKKKRFMQFFTYTGSLACLGLFLFTGENVTYGIICSVLASIGYAGALVFYNAFLPEIATPDRMDKISAKGFSMGYTGSVVLLLVNVLIISNPGWVGLPDTDAGKLQATRLAFLMVGIWWLCFSQIAFYFLKDQPTHNKATSGLLTKGFHELSKVLRSLREQKPTLRFLSAFFFYSMGVQTVMLLAPLFGEAEIHLPGDKLILTVLILQIVAILGAQLFARIATNKGNKLSIAIAICIWACICIAAYFLTTEIQFYILAAFLGLVMGGIQSVSRSTYSKLIPIGTKDTASYFSLYDVSEKLAIVLGTFSYGLILQLTGSMRNSAASMIVFFIAGFIFLMMARLPKPEHNK; encoded by the coding sequence ATGATAGATTCTACCCATCCAGTTCAGGCTCAAAAACCTACCTATAAAAATAACCCTAAAGTAATCAATGCCTGGTGTTCGTACGACTGGGCTAATTCTGTATATAATCTTACCATTACAGCAACTATTTTTCCGGTATATTATAGTGCCGTAACCCGGGAAGCCTACGGAGGAGAGACAGTAAATTTTCTGGGGATACAGGTGCAGAATACGGTGTTGTACAGTTATGCCATTTCCTTCTCCTTTCTGGTAATTGTATTTTTATCACCGGTACTATCTGGTATTGCCGACTATAGTGGGAAAAAGAAGCGGTTTATGCAGTTTTTTACCTATACAGGTTCTCTGGCTTGCCTAGGATTATTTTTGTTTACCGGCGAAAACGTAACTTATGGCATTATATGTTCAGTACTGGCAAGTATAGGCTATGCAGGTGCCCTCGTTTTTTACAATGCTTTCCTGCCGGAAATTGCTACGCCCGACCGTATGGATAAAATCAGCGCCAAAGGATTTTCGATGGGTTATACCGGGAGTGTGGTACTTTTGCTGGTGAACGTACTCATCATTTCCAATCCTGGCTGGGTAGGCCTGCCGGATACAGATGCTGGGAAATTGCAGGCCACCAGGCTGGCTTTTTTGATGGTGGGAATCTGGTGGTTATGCTTTTCGCAAATTGCTTTTTATTTCCTTAAAGACCAGCCTACACATAATAAAGCTACTTCCGGCCTGCTAACCAAAGGGTTTCATGAACTATCTAAAGTACTCCGCAGTCTCAGAGAGCAAAAGCCAACATTACGGTTTCTATCTGCTTTCTTTTTTTACAGTATGGGCGTACAAACGGTGATGCTTTTGGCACCACTTTTTGGCGAAGCAGAAATCCATTTGCCTGGGGATAAACTTATTTTAACTGTGCTTATTTTGCAGATTGTGGCTATTCTGGGTGCGCAACTCTTTGCCAGAATTGCGACTAATAAGGGCAATAAACTTTCGATTGCCATTGCTATCTGTATCTGGGCATGTATTTGTATTGCAGCCTATTTCCTCACTACCGAGATACAATTTTATATTCTGGCTGCCTTTTTAGGTTTGGTGATGGGTGGTATTCAATCCGTTTCCCGGTCTACATACTCTAAATTGATACCCATTGGTACCAAAGATACCGCTTCGTATTTCAGCTTATATGATGTAAGCGAAAAACTGGCTATAGTGCTCGGTACTTTTTCCTACGGACTTATTTTACAGCTTACCGGCAGTATGCGCAACAGTGCCGCTTCTATGATTGTATTTTTCATTGCAGGATTTATATTTCTGATGATGGCAAGATTACCTAAGCCTGAGCATAATAAATAG
- the kdsB gene encoding 3-deoxy-manno-octulosonate cytidylyltransferase, translated as MNILGIIPARYASSRFPAKALAQIHGKTMVQRVYEQALQANSLQEVIIATDHRMIHDHVLDFGGKVIMTSDQHPSGTDRCYEALQKTGKSFDYVINIQGDEPFIQPEQINILASVLEDSSIELATLVKKIEDTETLFDSNKPKVILNIRQEAIYFSRQTIPFIRGIDAWEWLEKSTFYKHIGMYAYRTDVLAQLTKLPVSFLEKAEALEQLRWIENGFSIKVAITPYDTSGIDTPEDLRKALENR; from the coding sequence ATGAACATTCTTGGTATTATTCCAGCCCGCTATGCTTCTTCCAGGTTTCCGGCAAAAGCTTTAGCACAGATTCATGGGAAAACCATGGTGCAACGGGTATATGAGCAGGCTTTACAGGCGAATTCGTTACAGGAAGTAATAATTGCCACCGACCACCGGATGATTCACGATCATGTATTAGATTTCGGTGGTAAAGTGATAATGACAAGCGATCAGCACCCAAGTGGCACCGACCGTTGTTATGAAGCGCTTCAAAAAACAGGTAAATCATTCGATTATGTAATTAATATTCAGGGCGATGAACCTTTCATTCAACCGGAACAAATCAATATTCTGGCTTCTGTTCTTGAAGATTCTTCCATAGAACTGGCAACGCTGGTAAAAAAGATAGAAGATACAGAAACATTATTTGATTCCAATAAACCTAAAGTCATTCTCAATATTCGCCAGGAAGCCATCTACTTTAGCCGGCAAACAATTCCTTTTATCCGAGGAATTGATGCCTGGGAATGGCTGGAAAAAAGTACCTTCTACAAACACATTGGCATGTATGCCTACCGTACCGATGTACTAGCCCAGCTAACGAAATTGCCGGTATCTTTTCTGGAAAAAGCCGAAGCACTGGAACAATTACGCTGGATAGAAAACGGCTTCAGTATAAAAGTTGCTATCACCCCCTACGACACTTCAGGGATTGATACGCCCGAAGACTTGCGGAAAGCGCTCGAAAATCGCTGA
- a CDS encoding SMP-30/gluconolactonase/LRE family protein — MRLLYKILPFLLLILVVSLMIHVYGQAAESIVAGNGKPQRISDQFKFTEGPAVDKQGNVFFTDQPNNKIWKYSTDGKLSVFMDKAGRSNGMYFDKKGNLITCADENSQLWSISPKGKVTVLLTDFGGKRLNGPNDLWIDPKEGIYFTDPYFQRDYWERKSPDPGIGGEKLYYLAKGSKEPVIADADLQKPNGLIGTPDGKYLYVADMGPKKIYKYEIALDGSLKNRQTFADDLSDGMTIDEKGNIYLAGRGVSIYNPEGKKIQQIEVPSGWTANVCFSGKNRDILFITASESVYILPMQVKGVK; from the coding sequence ATGAGACTATTGTATAAAATCCTGCCGTTTCTTTTACTGATTTTAGTGGTAAGTCTAATGATCCATGTATATGGACAAGCTGCAGAAAGTATAGTTGCCGGAAATGGTAAGCCGCAGCGGATATCTGACCAGTTTAAATTTACAGAAGGGCCTGCGGTTGACAAACAAGGCAATGTATTCTTTACTGATCAGCCCAACAATAAAATATGGAAGTATAGTACAGATGGTAAATTATCTGTTTTTATGGATAAAGCCGGACGGTCGAATGGGATGTATTTCGATAAAAAAGGAAATCTGATTACTTGTGCCGATGAAAATAGTCAATTGTGGTCTATTAGTCCGAAAGGGAAAGTAACGGTTTTGCTTACCGATTTTGGAGGAAAGCGATTGAATGGCCCCAATGACTTGTGGATAGATCCGAAAGAAGGCATTTATTTTACGGACCCTTATTTTCAGCGGGATTACTGGGAAAGAAAAAGTCCTGATCCGGGCATTGGAGGTGAAAAATTATATTATCTCGCCAAAGGAAGTAAAGAGCCTGTAATCGCTGATGCAGACCTGCAAAAACCCAATGGACTGATCGGTACGCCAGATGGAAAATATCTGTATGTAGCCGATATGGGACCAAAAAAGATATACAAGTATGAAATTGCTCTGGATGGCAGCCTGAAAAACCGCCAGACTTTTGCTGATGACCTCTCCGATGGAATGACTATCGATGAAAAAGGCAACATTTATCTGGCAGGAAGGGGTGTAAGCATTTATAATCCGGAAGGTAAAAAAATTCAGCAGATCGAGGTTCCTTCGGGCTGGACGGCCAATGTTTGCTTCAGTGGGAAAAACAGGGACATTCTTTTTATCACCGCTTCAGAGTCTGTATACATTTTGCCTATGCAGGTAAAAGGAGTAAAGTAG
- a CDS encoding helix-turn-helix domain-containing protein, with translation MKVAHLITVAEDWPARKKLKKAPPVLPSNKDVLTKREIEIIKLMFDDYNTNEIAWELSISTRTVDTHRKNMLRKTGIQSTIGLIKYALVRGLIRLE, from the coding sequence ATGAAAGTTGCTCATCTTATAACCGTTGCTGAAGACTGGCCAGCCAGAAAGAAGCTAAAAAAGGCGCCTCCAGTACTGCCTTCTAACAAGGATGTACTTACCAAACGCGAAATCGAAATTATTAAACTCATGTTTGATGACTATAATACTAATGAAATTGCCTGGGAATTATCTATTAGCACCAGAACAGTAGACACTCACCGCAAAAATATGCTCAGAAAAACTGGTATTCAAAGTACCATCGGGCTTATTAAATATGCACTTGTAAGGGGTCTGATTCGCCTTGAATAA
- a CDS encoding CBASS cGAMP-activated phospholipase, with protein MKPTRLILSIDGGGTRGIIPATILAMLENKLGKPCNQIFDLIAGTSTGGIIALALAAGVKARAVQELYLDKADDIFNDDFWDNLRDGFGKNLGADYKQDKLKRILQGIIGDLTMGDVHESSKNSSHPFTVMVPTFDLSPEKDMTKMDRNYRPKIFTSFHSHDFSARLVDIACATSAGPTYFPIFKSPDKNLPGSYIDGGVAINHPAMSALAMAVNEESGLGWPIGECRVLSLGTGTSNTNWFDRNKIGDGDWGNMQWVKYLPDLLVESNIQASEYYVRQMIPNCNNNYRRIQHDLSNLPGARGKTIGMDTVKREILEAMQHKAITYFNDAANQQELIDFVEMKEMAPLLV; from the coding sequence ATGAAACCTACCCGACTTATTCTCTCCATTGATGGTGGCGGAACCAGAGGTATTATTCCAGCTACTATTCTGGCTATGCTTGAAAACAAATTAGGAAAGCCTTGTAACCAGATTTTTGACCTGATCGCCGGAACGTCTACCGGAGGCATTATTGCCCTGGCCTTGGCTGCAGGTGTAAAAGCCCGTGCCGTGCAGGAACTATATTTGGATAAAGCAGATGATATTTTTAATGATGATTTCTGGGATAACCTTCGGGATGGTTTTGGCAAAAACCTGGGAGCTGATTACAAGCAGGATAAACTTAAAAGAATATTACAGGGAATCATAGGAGATTTAACAATGGGTGATGTGCATGAATCCTCAAAAAATTCTTCCCATCCCTTTACCGTGATGGTGCCTACATTTGACTTGTCTCCGGAGAAAGATATGACTAAAATGGACCGCAATTACCGGCCTAAGATATTTACTTCCTTTCACTCTCACGACTTTTCAGCCCGTCTGGTAGATATTGCCTGTGCTACTTCGGCTGGACCAACCTATTTCCCGATTTTTAAATCACCTGATAAAAACCTGCCTGGCAGTTATATAGATGGCGGAGTTGCCATTAATCATCCGGCTATGTCGGCTTTGGCTATGGCTGTGAATGAAGAAAGTGGTTTAGGATGGCCTATTGGAGAATGTAGGGTGCTATCCTTAGGTACTGGTACTTCTAATACCAACTGGTTTGACCGCAATAAAATTGGAGATGGCGACTGGGGAAATATGCAATGGGTAAAATACCTGCCTGACTTACTAGTAGAGTCGAATATACAGGCATCTGAATATTATGTAAGGCAGATGATACCCAATTGCAACAACAATTACCGCCGCATTCAGCACGATCTGAGCAATTTACCCGGCGCCAGAGGCAAAACCATTGGCATGGATACTGTAAAACGGGAGATCCTGGAGGCCATGCAGCATAAAGCAATTACCTATTTTAATGATGCTGCCAATCAACAGGAATTGATAGATTTTGTGGAGATGAAGGAAATGGCTCCTCTACTCGTGTGA
- a CDS encoding methylmalonyl-CoA mutase family protein yields the protein MQAAQIKPYKPIHHIRIVTAASLFDGHDAAINIMRRIIQASGAEVIHLGHNRSVAEIVDCAIQEDVQGIAITSYQGGHVEFFKYMYDLLREKGAGHIKIFGGGGGTILPTEIEELHEYGINRIYSPDDGRAMGLQGMINDLLEQCDFPTKTPPLNGETDHLPQKDPKVIGSLISIAENFPEEAKKLQEELNKLIRNKTIPVLGITGTGGSGKSSLVDELVRRYLKQFTDKTIAIISVDPSKRKTGGALLGDRIRMNSIHNPRVYMRSLATRQSNLALSRYVQEAIDICKAAGYDFIIVETSGIGQSDTEITEHSDVSLYVMTSEYGAATQLEKIDMLDFADLIAINKFDKRGSLDALRDVRKQYKRNHNLWETPDDQLPVFGTIASQFNDPGMNLLYRKVMEKVAEKTGSEQWKTGNGIFSLSNTQTSAINYIIPPDRVRYLAEIAETSASYDQFVKEQAAIAQQLFQVRGVLDLLKKGADYSVNSQVNNQHLVEGLENMYSELEAKLHFECRNLLQSWEDTKQRYTANTYKFQVRDKVIEQDLYIETLSHLKIPKISLPAYQNWGDILKWLLTENVPGEFPYAAGVFPLKREGEDPTRMFAGEGGPERTNRRFHYVSKGMPAKRLSTAFDSVTLYGENPDHRPDIYGKIGNSGVSVASLDDAKKLYSGFNLCDPATSVSMTINGPAPILLGFFLNAAIDQQCEIYICQNGLTEEVERKIKQHYDTLEKEQGAALRPIYQGALPEGNNGLGLLLLGVTGDQVLPVAVYEKIKSDTLKAVRGTVQADILKEDQAQNTCIFSTEFSLRLMGDIQQYFIDQKVRNFYSVSISGYHIAEAGANPISQLAFTLANGFTFVEYYLSRGMHIDDFAPNLSFFFSNGLDPEYAVIGRVARRIWAKAMKYKYKGNDRSQKLKYHIQTSGRSLHAQEIAFNDIRTTLQALYAIYDNCNSLHTNAYDEAITTPTEESVRRAMAIQLIINKESGLAKNENPLQGAFIIEELTDLVEQAVLQEFRNISDRGGVLGAMERMYQRSKIQEESLYYETLKHNGNLPIIGVNTFLDPKGSPTIIPAEVIRSTREEKEYAIASRDAFHKRNEKMASVALQNLQKVAVENKNLFGELMETTKFCTLGQISNALYDVGGQYRRNM from the coding sequence ATGCAAGCTGCTCAGATCAAACCCTACAAGCCCATACATCATATCCGCATTGTTACGGCTGCCTCACTTTTTGACGGCCATGATGCGGCTATTAATATCATGCGGCGGATCATTCAGGCTTCCGGGGCAGAGGTTATTCACCTGGGGCATAACCGTTCAGTGGCTGAAATTGTAGATTGCGCCATTCAGGAAGATGTACAGGGAATTGCCATTACTTCGTACCAGGGAGGCCATGTAGAGTTTTTTAAATATATGTATGATCTGCTAAGGGAGAAAGGAGCCGGGCATATTAAAATTTTTGGTGGTGGCGGCGGCACCATTCTGCCCACAGAAATAGAAGAATTGCATGAGTACGGCATTAATCGCATCTATTCTCCGGACGATGGCCGGGCTATGGGCTTACAGGGGATGATAAACGATCTATTAGAGCAATGCGATTTCCCAACCAAAACACCGCCATTGAATGGAGAAACTGATCATCTGCCACAGAAAGACCCTAAAGTAATTGGCTCACTCATTTCTATTGCTGAAAATTTTCCGGAAGAAGCAAAAAAACTTCAGGAAGAACTCAATAAGCTGATTCGCAATAAAACCATACCAGTGCTGGGCATTACAGGTACTGGTGGTTCTGGTAAATCATCGCTGGTAGATGAACTGGTAAGGCGCTATCTGAAGCAGTTTACGGATAAAACCATTGCCATTATCTCTGTAGATCCTTCTAAACGAAAAACCGGGGGTGCTTTGCTCGGCGACCGTATCCGCATGAACAGCATTCATAATCCCAGAGTATACATGCGTTCACTGGCAACCAGGCAATCAAACCTGGCTCTGAGTCGATATGTGCAGGAAGCCATTGATATTTGTAAGGCCGCAGGGTATGATTTTATTATTGTGGAAACCTCTGGTATTGGCCAGTCGGATACTGAAATTACCGAACATTCGGATGTGTCACTTTATGTAATGACTTCTGAATACGGCGCTGCTACCCAGTTGGAAAAGATAGATATGCTCGATTTTGCCGACCTGATCGCAATCAATAAGTTCGACAAACGAGGCTCTCTGGATGCCTTGCGGGATGTACGCAAACAGTATAAGCGAAATCATAATCTGTGGGAAACACCAGATGATCAATTGCCGGTGTTTGGTACCATCGCTTCGCAATTCAATGACCCAGGAATGAACTTGCTGTACCGGAAAGTAATGGAGAAAGTAGCTGAAAAAACTGGTAGTGAGCAATGGAAAACAGGAAATGGGATCTTCTCTTTATCAAATACCCAGACTTCAGCTATCAATTACATTATTCCTCCTGACCGGGTACGCTATCTTGCTGAGATAGCCGAAACTAGCGCTTCCTATGACCAGTTTGTAAAAGAGCAGGCAGCCATTGCCCAGCAATTATTTCAAGTAAGGGGAGTTCTTGACTTATTAAAAAAAGGCGCTGATTATTCAGTTAATTCTCAGGTAAACAACCAACATCTGGTTGAAGGTCTGGAAAATATGTATAGTGAGCTGGAAGCTAAGTTGCATTTTGAGTGTCGGAACTTATTGCAAAGCTGGGAGGACACAAAACAACGCTATACAGCCAATACCTATAAATTCCAGGTAAGAGATAAAGTAATTGAACAGGACTTATATATCGAAACCCTGTCGCATCTTAAGATTCCGAAAATTAGTCTGCCGGCTTACCAGAACTGGGGCGATATACTTAAATGGCTGCTCACCGAAAATGTGCCTGGCGAATTTCCGTATGCAGCCGGTGTGTTTCCACTGAAGCGGGAAGGCGAAGATCCTACCCGCATGTTTGCTGGTGAAGGAGGCCCGGAACGCACCAATAGGCGTTTTCACTATGTTTCCAAAGGAATGCCGGCCAAACGCTTATCTACTGCTTTCGATTCAGTTACTTTGTATGGCGAAAATCCGGATCACCGGCCAGATATTTATGGGAAAATTGGTAACTCCGGTGTAAGCGTAGCCAGTCTGGATGATGCCAAAAAGCTGTATTCCGGGTTTAATTTATGCGATCCGGCTACTTCCGTTTCCATGACCATTAACGGACCGGCTCCTATCTTGCTTGGATTTTTTCTCAATGCCGCTATCGACCAACAATGCGAAATCTATATCTGCCAAAATGGATTAACAGAAGAAGTAGAAAGAAAAATCAAGCAGCACTATGATACGCTTGAAAAAGAACAGGGAGCAGCCTTACGGCCAATATATCAGGGTGCATTACCTGAGGGAAACAATGGCTTGGGTTTGCTATTGCTGGGCGTAACCGGTGATCAGGTTTTGCCTGTAGCCGTGTATGAAAAAATCAAATCTGATACATTAAAAGCCGTCAGAGGTACAGTTCAGGCAGATATTTTGAAGGAAGACCAGGCACAAAATACCTGCATCTTCTCCACAGAATTTTCCCTGCGGCTGATGGGCGATATTCAGCAGTATTTTATTGACCAGAAAGTGCGGAATTTTTATTCGGTATCTATTTCAGGTTACCATATTGCCGAAGCTGGAGCCAATCCGATTTCTCAACTGGCGTTTACCCTGGCCAATGGATTTACCTTTGTAGAATATTACCTCTCCAGAGGAATGCACATTGATGATTTTGCACCGAATCTCTCATTCTTCTTTTCCAACGGCCTCGATCCGGAATATGCAGTGATTGGCAGGGTAGCCAGGCGGATATGGGCAAAAGCCATGAAATATAAATACAAAGGAAACGACCGATCTCAGAAATTAAAATACCATATTCAGACTTCCGGCCGCTCACTGCATGCCCAGGAAATTGCCTTTAACGACATCCGTACTACTTTACAGGCTTTGTATGCGATTTATGATAATTGCAATTCCTTGCATACGAATGCCTATGATGAAGCCATAACGACTCCTACAGAAGAATCGGTGCGACGGGCGATGGCCATTCAGTTGATCATCAATAAAGAATCTGGGTTAGCTAAGAACGAAAATCCCCTGCAGGGTGCTTTTATTATCGAGGAATTAACCGACCTGGTGGAGCAAGCGGTATTGCAGGAATTCCGGAATATTTCGGATCGGGGAGGAGTATTGGGTGCGATGGAACGCATGTACCAACGGTCTAAAATTCAGGAGGAATCTTTGTATTATGAGACCTTGAAACATAATGGAAATTTACCTATCATTGGCGTGAATACTTTTCTGGACCCCAAAGGTTCGCCTACCATTATTCCGGCAGAAGTGATCCGCTCGACCAGAGAAGAGAAAGAATATGCTATTGCTTCCAGGGACGCTTTTCACAAGCGGAATGAGAAAATGGCTTCAGTGGCTTTACAAAACCTTCAGAAAGTGGCTGTTGAAAACAAAAATTTATTTGGTGAATTGATGGAAACCACTAAATTTTGCACTTTAGGACAAATTTCTAATGCTCTTTATGATGTAGGGGGCCAATACCGCCGCAATATGTAA
- a CDS encoding vanadium-dependent haloperoxidase, producing MKRHYFPLLLALLIMLPFGCKQNNGEYKVQANDPAFLHRSVKKLTDVIVYDIFSPPVASRIYAYSSIAAYEAMVNSNPDYRSLASQVKGLVDMPKPVAGQEYCFPLASVKAFLTVGRTFTFSEEKIEAFETEIYKEFEETGMPDEVYERSMAYGKQVADAIVAWSSKDNYKQTRGFERYTVTNAPGTWVPTPPDYMDAVEPHWYKIRTFALDSCNQFIPARPPQYSLEKTSDFYKETLETYETGKNLSEEQLAIASFWDCNPFVVQHTGHFMLGKKKMSPGGHWMSIANIANKTAKSDFIRSAETYALVSIALIDGFISCWDEKYRSKLIRPETVINQHIDETWEPLLTTPPFPEYPSGHSVISNSAAVVLTHIYGDTFTFVDSTEVEYGLPARTFHSFKAAADEAAISRLYGGIHYRSAIENGADQGKKVGDYLVKKLETRKNTIALSKSNQ from the coding sequence ATGAAAAGACACTACTTCCCTCTTCTGCTTGCCTTGCTGATTATGCTGCCTTTTGGATGCAAACAGAACAATGGTGAATACAAGGTTCAGGCAAATGACCCGGCCTTTCTGCATCGCTCCGTTAAAAAGCTTACTGATGTCATTGTATACGACATATTCTCACCGCCAGTAGCCAGCCGGATTTATGCTTATTCCAGTATCGCTGCTTACGAAGCCATGGTAAACTCTAATCCGGATTACCGCTCATTAGCCAGTCAGGTAAAAGGTTTAGTGGATATGCCCAAACCAGTAGCTGGCCAGGAATATTGTTTCCCCTTAGCGAGTGTAAAAGCATTTCTGACCGTAGGCCGGACTTTTACTTTTTCTGAAGAGAAAATTGAAGCATTTGAAACAGAAATTTATAAGGAATTTGAGGAAACAGGGATGCCAGATGAAGTATATGAGCGGTCGATGGCATACGGAAAGCAAGTGGCAGATGCTATTGTAGCCTGGTCTTCCAAGGATAACTATAAACAAACCAGAGGATTTGAAAGATATACTGTTACCAATGCACCCGGAACCTGGGTTCCTACTCCTCCAGATTACATGGATGCCGTGGAGCCACACTGGTATAAAATCCGGACTTTTGCTTTAGACTCTTGTAATCAGTTCATACCGGCTCGCCCACCTCAATATAGCCTGGAAAAAACAAGTGATTTTTATAAAGAGACGTTGGAAACATACGAAACTGGCAAAAACCTTTCAGAAGAGCAGCTGGCTATTGCCAGCTTCTGGGATTGTAACCCTTTTGTGGTGCAACATACCGGGCATTTTATGCTGGGAAAAAAGAAAATGTCGCCTGGAGGCCACTGGATGAGTATTGCTAACATTGCCAATAAAACAGCTAAATCCGATTTTATACGTTCGGCTGAAACCTATGCGCTGGTTTCTATTGCGCTTATAGATGGATTTATCAGTTGCTGGGATGAAAAGTACCGCAGTAAACTTATACGGCCAGAAACGGTAATTAATCAGCACATTGATGAAACCTGGGAACCCTTATTAACTACGCCTCCCTTTCCAGAATATCCCAGCGGACATAGTGTGATTTCTAATTCAGCTGCTGTTGTTCTTACACACATCTATGGCGATACATTCACGTTTGTAGATTCTACGGAAGTAGAATATGGGTTGCCTGCCCGAACTTTTCATTCATTTAAAGCGGCAGCAGATGAGGCAGCTATCAGCCGCTTATATGGTGGGATTCACTATCGTTCTGCTATCGAAAACGGAGCAGACCAAGGCAAAAAAGTAGGCGATTATTTAGTTAAGAAGCTGGAAACACGTAAAAATACGATCGCACTAAGTAAATCTAACCAATAA
- a CDS encoding alkaline phosphatase D family protein, which translates to MRNTVLTAFCFVLLMSLQVHAQTTLLQSGPMVGYSDMKEVALWVQTTQDAKVKCMYWEKDAPQKKFSTEEITTTKNTAFTATLKADQVSPGKKYTYELYINGKNVKRPYPLEFQTQTLWQWRTDPPEFTFATGSCTYINETDVDRPGKPYGGDYDIFTTIYQQKPDFMLWLGDNTYLREVDWNTRSGIMHRYTHTRSTPEMQPLLGSVHNYATWDDHDFGPNNANRSFWNKNITLEAFKLFWPSANYVLGEKAGVTSTFQWNDVQFFLVDDRYFKTPNENFVSSDRTLLGKEQLQWLVDALISSDAPFKIVAIGCQVLNPAKLDDSYTYYQEEKDYLLKAIQEAKIPGVIFLDGDRHHSSLTKLERPGTYPLYDITISPLTAGVYTPKADENALMIPGTLVAEHNFALINVKGPRTDRTLTIRVLNTKGKEMWTQELKAKELK; encoded by the coding sequence ATGAGAAACACTGTACTTACTGCCTTCTGCTTCGTTTTGTTGATGTCCTTACAAGTCCATGCACAAACTACTTTGTTACAATCCGGGCCAATGGTGGGATATTCGGATATGAAAGAAGTAGCCTTATGGGTGCAAACCACCCAAGATGCCAAAGTAAAATGTATGTATTGGGAAAAGGATGCTCCACAGAAAAAATTCAGTACTGAAGAAATTACTACTACCAAGAACACGGCATTTACAGCTACATTAAAAGCAGATCAGGTATCTCCAGGAAAAAAATACACCTATGAATTATATATTAATGGTAAAAATGTAAAGCGTCCCTATCCACTGGAATTTCAGACCCAAACCTTGTGGCAGTGGCGCACCGATCCACCGGAATTTACTTTTGCTACCGGTAGCTGTACCTACATCAATGAAACTGATGTAGACCGGCCGGGAAAACCATATGGAGGTGATTATGATATATTTACGACGATTTACCAGCAGAAACCGGATTTTATGCTCTGGCTGGGTGATAATACCTACCTACGGGAAGTAGACTGGAATACCCGTTCTGGTATTATGCACCGCTATACCCATACCCGTTCTACCCCTGAAATGCAGCCTTTACTGGGTTCTGTACATAACTATGCCACATGGGACGACCATGACTTTGGTCCCAATAATGCCAACCGGAGTTTCTGGAATAAGAATATTACCCTGGAAGCCTTTAAGTTATTCTGGCCCAGTGCCAATTATGTGTTGGGCGAAAAAGCCGGTGTTACCAGTACGTTTCAGTGGAATGACGTGCAGTTTTTTTTGGTAGATGACCGATACTTTAAAACGCCGAATGAGAATTTTGTAAGCAGCGACCGCACCTTACTGGGAAAAGAGCAGTTACAATGGCTGGTCGATGCCCTCATTTCCAGCGATGCGCCTTTTAAAATTGTAGCCATTGGCTGCCAGGTGTTGAATCCTGCCAAACTCGACGATAGTTATACCTATTACCAGGAAGAAAAAGACTATTTGCTGAAAGCGATCCAGGAGGCCAAAATTCCGGGTGTTATTTTCCTTGATGGCGACCGTCATCACAGCAGCCTTACCAAACTGGAGCGCCCAGGCACCTATCCTTTATACGACATTACCATCTCTCCCTTAACAGCTGGTGTATATACACCCAAAGCCGATGAAAATGCGCTGATGATACCCGGCACCTTAGTAGCTGAGCATAACTTCGCCCTTATCAATGTAAAAGGTCCTCGTACAGACAGAACACTGACCATACGGGTATTGAACACCAAAGGCAAAGAAATGTGGACACAGGAATTGAAGGCTAAGGAGTTGAAGTGA